One stretch of Monomorium pharaonis isolate MP-MQ-018 chromosome 10, ASM1337386v2, whole genome shotgun sequence DNA includes these proteins:
- the LOC105835573 gene encoding uncharacterized protein LOC105835573 isoform X1 yields MCYKNVAALFILVITRISIAGKRKGILKMFFCKYCNEEIESIENSPQHACFINKDIYLENNNILCTIEENKDLPCAMQHNSTEGTENIVVKEGEKKTLSNSPTIKQHAVWTKNATLALLALYEMKLDMLDSPKTRGKIWQEIANGLLEYSIEMTSDQVRWKINALLKKYKEVIDNYSKSGRGNIEFEWFQVMDDIFGKKKDATNQNYTVSNKILNTKIEEPSTSQQLEKKRFFESSHLSSTNQLLKKKSSNKSLNKLRAEDSADISPPVNVTDTDLKQKNRPTHGTCSNIAKTKIELEKQWFEHLAIKKDRDRLKDEKYSTLIESKKEVVKLKRKQFALKEEELQQRREIAENKLREKKRLHDGMLEIEKQKLKILKKYLDKENVQNMSSESD; encoded by the exons atgtgctataaaaatgtagcagccctgtttattttagttatcaCACGTATAAGCATAGCTGGGAAACGTaaaggaatattaaaaatgtttttttgcaaatattgcaACGAGGAAATTGAATCTATTGAAAACAGTCCGCAACATGCatgctttattaataaagatatttacttagaaaataataatattttatgtacaattgAAGAGAACAAAG atttgccTTGTGCAATGCAACATAATAGTACAGAAGGTACAGAAAATATAGTTGtgaaagaaggagaaaaaaaaacgctttCTAATTCTCCCACAATTAAACAAC atgCTGTTTGGACTAAAAATGCAACATTAGCATTACTTGCTCTTTACGAAATGAAACTAGATATGCTAGATAGTCCTAAAACAAGAGGTAAAATTTGGCAAGAAATAGCCAATGGTCTATTGGAATACAGTATCGAg ATGACAAGCGATCAAGTAAGGTGGAAAATAaatgctttattaaaaaaatataaagaagtcattgataattattcaaaatctGGAAGAGGAAATATTGAATTTGAATGGTTTCAAGTTATGGACGatatttttggtaaaaaaaaggatGCAACAAATCAAAACTATACTGtgtcaaacaaaattttaaatacaaaaatagagGAACCATCAACTTCTCAACAACTTGAAAAAAAACGTTTCTTTGAATCATCACATTTATCGTCAactaatcaattattaaaaaagaaaagttctAATAAATCATTGAATAAATTACGAGCAGAAGATTCTGCAGATATATCTCCACCAGTTAATGTCACTGATActgatttaaaacaaaaaaaccgTCCAACACATGGAACATGTTCCAACATTGCAAAAACTAAAATTGAGTTAGAAAAGCAATGGTTTGAACATTTGGCTATAAAAAAAGACCGTGATCGcttaaaagatgaaaaatacTCAACATTAATTGAAAGCAAAAAAGAAgtggtaaaattaaaaagaaagcaatttgcattaaaagaagaagaacTTCAACAGCGACGcgaaattgcagaaaataaattaagagaaaaaaaaagattacatgATGGAATGttagaaattgaaaaacaaaaattaaaaattttaaaaaaatatttagacaaaGAAAATGTGCAAAATATGTCATCGGAAtcagattaa
- the LOC105835573 gene encoding uncharacterized protein LOC105835573 isoform X2, giving the protein MFFCKYCNEEIESIENSPQHACFINKDIYLENNNILCTIEENKDLPCAMQHNSTEGTENIVVKEGEKKTLSNSPTIKQHAVWTKNATLALLALYEMKLDMLDSPKTRGKIWQEIANGLLEYSIEMTSDQVRWKINALLKKYKEVIDNYSKSGRGNIEFEWFQVMDDIFGKKKDATNQNYTVSNKILNTKIEEPSTSQQLEKKRFFESSHLSSTNQLLKKKSSNKSLNKLRAEDSADISPPVNVTDTDLKQKNRPTHGTCSNIAKTKIELEKQWFEHLAIKKDRDRLKDEKYSTLIESKKEVVKLKRKQFALKEEELQQRREIAENKLREKKRLHDGMLEIEKQKLKILKKYLDKENVQNMSSESD; this is encoded by the exons atgtttttttgcaaatattgcaACGAGGAAATTGAATCTATTGAAAACAGTCCGCAACATGCatgctttattaataaagatatttacttagaaaataataatattttatgtacaattgAAGAGAACAAAG atttgccTTGTGCAATGCAACATAATAGTACAGAAGGTACAGAAAATATAGTTGtgaaagaaggagaaaaaaaaacgctttCTAATTCTCCCACAATTAAACAAC atgCTGTTTGGACTAAAAATGCAACATTAGCATTACTTGCTCTTTACGAAATGAAACTAGATATGCTAGATAGTCCTAAAACAAGAGGTAAAATTTGGCAAGAAATAGCCAATGGTCTATTGGAATACAGTATCGAg ATGACAAGCGATCAAGTAAGGTGGAAAATAaatgctttattaaaaaaatataaagaagtcattgataattattcaaaatctGGAAGAGGAAATATTGAATTTGAATGGTTTCAAGTTATGGACGatatttttggtaaaaaaaaggatGCAACAAATCAAAACTATACTGtgtcaaacaaaattttaaatacaaaaatagagGAACCATCAACTTCTCAACAACTTGAAAAAAAACGTTTCTTTGAATCATCACATTTATCGTCAactaatcaattattaaaaaagaaaagttctAATAAATCATTGAATAAATTACGAGCAGAAGATTCTGCAGATATATCTCCACCAGTTAATGTCACTGATActgatttaaaacaaaaaaaccgTCCAACACATGGAACATGTTCCAACATTGCAAAAACTAAAATTGAGTTAGAAAAGCAATGGTTTGAACATTTGGCTATAAAAAAAGACCGTGATCGcttaaaagatgaaaaatacTCAACATTAATTGAAAGCAAAAAAGAAgtggtaaaattaaaaagaaagcaatttgcattaaaagaagaagaacTTCAACAGCGACGcgaaattgcagaaaataaattaagagaaaaaaaaagattacatgATGGAATGttagaaattgaaaaacaaaaattaaaaattttaaaaaaatatttagacaaaGAAAATGTGCAAAATATGTCATCGGAAtcagattaa
- the LOC118647585 gene encoding protein ANTAGONIST OF LIKE HETEROCHROMATIN PROTEIN 1-like, which yields MNNDKRLILQLMEGVNYSICTDSSSTTLDELNSSSSSSTDNIINSSSDDDDLLLFPLMKFLTSGKKRQRIENYLEIIDSLSDQEFKEHLRINRRTALTLIDELELSGYIPSHSFGIRPLSAKLSFILFLWYIANTEPLRTLSDRFDISISSVFRVLRRITKWFLSKLDTIIKWPQEQNVKIVCDKFFIKQGVPNVLGAIDGTHIRIEKPSINARDYINRKKYFSICLQAVVDSDMRITNIYCGEPGSLHDSRVLRRSPLYEAASVNQAMLFPNQTFILGDSAYPSLPWLVSPYKDNGHLSPQQVEFNYMISSTRISVERAFGQLKGRFRRIKFFNEYRTLPFIINTVVAACILHNYCINENDTYDFPEYYDENINNILNNNGIIEENIPGDRRTQLFNEIFPC from the exons atgaACAACgacaaaagattaattttgcaattaatggAAGGAGTCAATTATTCAATTTGCACCGATTCCTCAAGTACCACATTGGATGAATTAAATAGTAGCAGTAGTAGTAGTAcagataatattatcaattcaTCAAGTGATGATGATGATTTGTTATTGTTTCCGCTAATGAAATTTTTGACGAGTGGTAAAAAAAGACAACgtattgaaaattatcttgAAATTATAGACTCTTTGTCGGATCAAGAATTTAAAGAACACTTAAGAATAAATCGACGTACTGCATTAACGTTAAttg ATGAATTGGAATTATCGGGTTACATTCCATCCCATTCTTTTGGAATACGACCACTTTCTGCAAAattgagttttattttatttttatggtatATTGCAAATACAGAACCTTTGCGAACTTTATCGGATAGATTTGATATTTCAATTTCATCTGTATTCCGAGTTTTGCGACGAATTACAAAGTGGTTTCTGAGTAAATTAGATACGATTATTAAATGGCCACAAgaacaaaatgttaaaattgtatgtgacaaattttttatcaaacaaGGAGTACCAAATGTTTTAGGGGCAATTGACGGCACTCACATTAGAATAGAAAAACCGTCAATTAATGCACGTGATTAtataaatcgaaaaaaatatttttcaatctgCTTACAAGCTGTTGTAGATTCTGATATgcgaattacaaatatatattgtggCGAACCTGGTTCTCTTCATGATTCACGTGTTCTTAGAAGATCTCCTTTATATGAAGCAGCATCTGTTAATCAAGCAATGTTATTTCCtaatcaaacatttatattagGTGATTCGGCATATCCCTCTTTACCATGGCTTGTTTCACCGTATAAAGATAACGGTCATTTATCTCCTCAACAAgtagaatttaattacatgATTTCGTCAACACGGATTTCAGTTGAGAGAGCATTTGGTCAATTAAAAGGGCGTTTTAgacgtattaaattttttaatgaataccGTACATtaccttttattattaatacagtaGTAGCAGCTTgtattttacacaattattgCATCAATGAAAATGATACATATGATTTTCCTGAATATTatgatgaaaatataaataacattttaaataataatggaataattgaagaaaatattcCAGGAGATCGTAGAACTCAATTATTCAATGAAATTTTTCCttgttaa